Proteins encoded by one window of Pseudomonas coleopterorum:
- a CDS encoding LysR family transcriptional regulator: MFSSERLKGIDVFVSVADLGSFTAAAERLNLSNSAVSKSVARLEARLGVRLFQRTTRRLALTEAGQTFYRTCTGVLADLEEVELAMSAEQHEPHGRLRIDLPASYGRLHVLPLILEFAAQHPRLQPHISFSDRFVDPAQEGIDIVVRIGGSDAWPSNVGRRFFGRQRLVFCAAPAYLREHGTPQGERELEQHRCVGYGQTDGSVYPWYFKGRQAGDMERRIIHPHVAVGDGEGQVMAVLAGQGIAQLPTWLVQCHLDSGALVEVLAPLATDGLAMNLVWLKSRESLPKVDALLEFLTARLTPAGTVA, from the coding sequence ATGTTTTCTTCGGAGCGCCTCAAGGGCATCGATGTCTTCGTCAGCGTCGCGGACCTGGGCAGTTTCACCGCCGCCGCCGAACGCCTGAACCTCAGCAACTCGGCGGTCAGCAAAAGCGTGGCGCGCCTGGAAGCCCGGCTCGGCGTACGGCTCTTCCAGCGCACCACACGGCGCCTAGCGTTGACCGAAGCGGGGCAGACCTTCTACCGCACCTGCACCGGCGTGCTCGCCGACCTGGAAGAAGTCGAGCTGGCGATGAGCGCCGAACAGCATGAGCCCCATGGTCGGCTGCGCATCGACCTGCCGGCGTCCTACGGTCGGCTGCACGTGCTGCCGCTGATCCTCGAGTTCGCCGCCCAGCACCCCCGGCTGCAGCCGCACATATCCTTCTCGGACCGTTTCGTCGACCCCGCTCAGGAAGGCATCGACATCGTCGTGCGCATCGGCGGCTCGGATGCCTGGCCGAGCAACGTCGGGCGGCGCTTCTTCGGTCGCCAGCGCCTGGTGTTCTGCGCCGCGCCCGCCTACCTGCGCGAACACGGCACGCCCCAGGGCGAGCGAGAATTGGAACAGCATCGCTGCGTCGGCTATGGGCAGACCGATGGCTCGGTCTATCCCTGGTACTTCAAGGGGCGCCAGGCCGGTGACATGGAGCGGCGGATCATCCATCCCCACGTGGCGGTCGGCGATGGCGAAGGGCAGGTCATGGCGGTGCTGGCCGGGCAGGGCATCGCCCAACTGCCGACCTGGCTGGTACAGTGCCATCTGGACAGCGGCGCCCTGGTCGAGGTCTTGGCGCCACTGGCCACCGATGGCCTGGCGATGAACCTGGTGTGGCTGAAAAGCCGTGAAAGCCTGCCCAAGGTGGATGCCCTGCTGGAGTTCCTCACCGCCCGGCTGACCCCGGCAGGCACGGTTGCGTGA
- a CDS encoding response regulator: MLKKLGIKSRVLLLALTPATCMALILGGYFTWMQQSDLQRQLLQRGDMISEQLAPLAAPALVAKDRERLERIAAQSLELTDVRSVTFLGADRTLLAHAGPMMLNAVPIGNSTHSLQRSGFDATRYLMPVFGRHRDLASDEVPAEVDHLLGWVELELSHDGTLLRGYRSLFASLLLILTGLSITALLAAHMSRSISAPIRQIKDTVTQIKDGNLESRVPAMGSHEMDALAAGINRMAETLQDAQEELQHSIDQATEDVRQNLETIEIQNIELDLARKEALEASRIKSEFLANMSHEIRTPLNGILGFTHLLQKSELTPRQLDYLGTIEKSADSLLGIINEILDFSKIEAGKLVLDNIPFNLRDLLQDTLTILAPAAHAKQLELVSLVYRDTPLSLIGDPLRLKQILTNLVSNAIKFTREGTIVARAMMEDESEDGVQLRISVQDTGIGLSGQDVRALFQAFSQADNSLSRQPGGTGLGLVISKRLVEQMGGEIGVDSAPGEGSEFWISLNLPKARDDAEDLPSAPLLGRRIAIVDGHELARQALQHQLEDCGLDVTDFKSLDKLVLATHAARQAGQPLDLAVLGITAHEISPERLAVQIREIEQSGCQVLVLCPTTEQALFHAAVPNADRQLQAKPSCTRRLRRALADLINPKQLRYESPENSGERAPRVLCVDDNPANLLLVQTLLEDLGAEVRAVDNGAAAIKAVQEGGLDLVLMDVQMPEMDGRETTERIRVWESAQLGAALPIVALTAHAMANEKRALLQSGMDDYLTKPISERQLAQVVLKWTGMALNPQALDKTAEQPLDTNTLQVLDAAEGLRLAAGKADLAADMLAMLLASLQADREAIQLARINADQNAMIERVHRLHGATRYCGVPQLRAACLRSETLLKQNDPAALSALDELDEAIVRLEEQARAMA, from the coding sequence GTGTTGAAGAAACTCGGTATCAAAAGCCGCGTGCTGTTACTTGCGCTCACGCCGGCCACTTGCATGGCGCTGATTCTGGGCGGCTATTTCACCTGGATGCAGCAGTCCGACCTGCAGCGCCAGTTGCTGCAGCGCGGCGACATGATCTCCGAACAGCTGGCGCCGCTGGCGGCACCGGCGCTGGTGGCCAAGGACCGCGAGCGGCTGGAACGCATCGCTGCGCAATCCCTGGAGCTGACCGACGTGCGCTCGGTGACCTTCCTGGGCGCAGACCGGACCCTGCTCGCCCACGCCGGGCCCATGATGCTCAACGCCGTGCCCATCGGTAACAGCACCCACTCGCTGCAACGCAGTGGCTTCGATGCGACGCGCTACCTGATGCCGGTGTTCGGCCGCCACCGCGACCTGGCCAGTGACGAGGTGCCTGCCGAGGTCGACCACCTGCTGGGCTGGGTCGAGCTGGAGCTTTCCCACGATGGCACCCTGCTGCGTGGTTACCGCAGCCTGTTCGCCAGCCTGCTGCTGATTCTGACCGGTCTGAGCATCACCGCGTTGCTGGCGGCGCACATGAGCCGCAGCATCAGTGCGCCGATTCGGCAGATCAAGGACACCGTGACCCAAATCAAGGACGGCAACCTGGAAAGTCGCGTACCGGCCATGGGCAGCCACGAGATGGACGCCCTCGCGGCTGGCATCAATCGCATGGCCGAAACCCTGCAGGACGCCCAGGAAGAACTGCAGCACAGCATCGACCAGGCCACCGAAGACGTCCGGCAGAACCTGGAAACCATCGAAATCCAGAATATCGAGCTGGACCTGGCGCGCAAGGAAGCGCTGGAAGCGAGCCGGATCAAGTCTGAATTCCTCGCCAACATGAGCCACGAGATCAGGACGCCACTGAACGGCATTCTGGGCTTCACTCATCTGCTGCAGAAAAGCGAGTTGACCCCGCGCCAGCTGGATTACCTGGGTACCATCGAAAAATCCGCAGACAGTTTGCTGGGCATCATCAACGAGATCCTCGACTTCTCGAAGATCGAGGCCGGCAAGCTGGTGCTCGACAACATTCCCTTCAACCTGCGCGATCTGCTCCAGGACACCCTGACCATCCTGGCGCCGGCCGCCCATGCCAAGCAGCTCGAACTGGTCAGCCTGGTCTATCGCGATACGCCGCTGTCGCTGATCGGCGACCCGCTGCGGCTCAAGCAGATCCTGACCAATCTGGTGAGCAACGCCATCAAGTTCACCCGCGAGGGCACGATCGTCGCCCGCGCCATGATGGAAGACGAGAGCGAAGACGGTGTGCAGTTGCGCATCAGTGTGCAGGACACCGGCATCGGCCTGTCCGGCCAGGACGTGCGGGCGTTGTTCCAGGCATTCAGCCAGGCCGACAACTCACTGTCGCGGCAGCCTGGCGGCACGGGTCTGGGGCTGGTGATCTCCAAGCGGCTGGTCGAGCAGATGGGTGGCGAGATCGGGGTCGACAGTGCTCCGGGCGAGGGTTCGGAGTTCTGGATCAGCCTCAACCTGCCCAAGGCTCGCGACGACGCCGAGGACTTGCCGTCTGCGCCCCTGCTTGGCCGTCGCATCGCCATTGTCGATGGCCACGAGCTGGCGCGGCAGGCCTTGCAACACCAGCTCGAAGACTGCGGTCTGGACGTGACCGACTTCAAGTCGCTGGACAAGCTGGTGCTGGCCACCCATGCCGCGCGGCAGGCTGGCCAGCCGCTGGACCTCGCGGTGCTGGGCATCACCGCTCACGAGATTTCGCCGGAACGCCTGGCCGTGCAGATCCGCGAAATCGAACAGAGCGGCTGTCAGGTGCTGGTGCTGTGCCCCACCACCGAGCAGGCCCTGTTCCATGCCGCGGTCCCCAACGCCGACCGCCAGCTGCAGGCCAAACCCAGCTGCACGCGCAGGTTGCGTCGCGCGCTGGCCGATCTGATCAACCCCAAGCAGTTGCGCTACGAAAGTCCCGAGAACAGTGGTGAGCGAGCGCCGCGCGTACTGTGCGTGGATGACAATCCGGCCAACCTGCTGCTGGTGCAGACCCTGCTCGAAGACCTGGGTGCCGAAGTGCGCGCCGTGGACAACGGCGCGGCGGCGATCAAGGCGGTACAGGAAGGCGGGCTCGACCTGGTGCTGATGGACGTGCAGATGCCGGAAATGGACGGCCGCGAAACCACCGAGCGCATTCGCGTGTGGGAGAGCGCCCAGCTCGGCGCCGCGCTGCCCATCGTGGCGCTGACCGCCCACGCCATGGCCAATGAAAAGCGCGCCTTGCTGCAGAGCGGCATGGATGACTACCTGACCAAACCCATCAGCGAGCGGCAGTTGGCGCAGGTCGTGCTGAAATGGACGGGGATGGCGTTGAACCCGCAGGCGTTGGACAAAACGGCTGAGCAGCCGTTGGATACCAATACCCTGCAGGTGCTCGATGCCGCCGAAGGCCTGCGGTTGGCGGCCGGCAAGGCCGACCTGGCTGCCGACATGCTGGCGATGCTGCTGGCCTCGCTGCAGGCCGATCGCGAAGCCATCCAGTTGGCGCGGATCAACGCCGATCAGAATGCCATGATCGAGCGCGTGCATCGGCTGCACGGTGCGACCCGCTATTGCGGCGTACCGCAGTTGCGCGCGGCGTGCCTGCGCAGTGAGACGCTGCTCAAGCAGAACGATCCGGCGGCCCTGTCTGCGCTCGACGAACTGGACGAGGCTATCGTGCGGCTCGAGGAGCAGGCCCGGGCGATGGCCTGA
- a CDS encoding YeaC family protein produces MSSFAHMIENITPDIYESLKLAVEIGKWSDGRKLTAEQKELTLQAIIAWEAKNLPEDQRTGYMGPQECASKSAPIENILFKSDSIH; encoded by the coding sequence ATGTCGTCATTCGCCCACATGATCGAAAACATCACCCCTGATATCTACGAAAGCCTGAAGCTGGCGGTCGAGATCGGCAAATGGTCCGACGGCCGCAAGCTGACCGCCGAGCAAAAGGAACTGACCCTGCAGGCGATCATCGCCTGGGAAGCCAAGAACCTGCCCGAAGACCAGCGCACCGGCTACATGGGCCCGCAGGAATGCGCCTCGAAATCCGCGCCGATCGAGAACATCCTGTTCAAGTCGGACTCGATCCATTGA
- the rdgC gene encoding recombination-associated protein RdgC, whose product MWFKNLLVYRLTQDIPFDAEALETALASKPARPCASQELTTYGFVAPFGKGEDAPFVHVSQDFMLIAARKEERILPGSVVRDAVKEKVEEIEAEQMRKVYKKERDQIKDEIIQAFLPRAFIRRSSTFAAIAPKQGLILVNSASPKRAEDLLSTLREVIGTLPVRPLTVKIAPTATMTEWVKTQKAADDFYVLDECELRDTHEDGGIVRCKRQDLTSEEIQLHLSTGKQVTQLSLAWQDKLSFVLDDKMVVKRLKFEELLQDQAEEDGGEEALGQLDASFTLMMLTFGEFLPALFEALGGEELPQGI is encoded by the coding sequence ATGTGGTTCAAAAACCTGCTTGTCTATCGTCTTACCCAGGATATCCCTTTCGACGCCGAGGCTTTGGAAACCGCACTGGCCAGCAAACCGGCACGCCCCTGCGCCAGCCAGGAACTGACCACCTACGGTTTCGTCGCGCCGTTCGGCAAGGGTGAGGATGCGCCGTTCGTTCATGTCAGCCAGGATTTCATGCTGATCGCGGCACGCAAGGAAGAGCGCATCCTGCCGGGTAGCGTGGTGCGCGATGCGGTCAAGGAAAAGGTCGAGGAGATCGAGGCCGAGCAGATGCGCAAGGTCTACAAGAAGGAACGCGACCAGATCAAGGATGAGATCATCCAGGCCTTCCTGCCCCGCGCCTTCATCCGCCGCTCGTCGACCTTCGCCGCCATCGCGCCCAAGCAAGGGTTGATCCTGGTCAACTCGGCCAGCCCCAAGCGTGCCGAAGACCTGCTGTCGACCCTGCGCGAAGTGATCGGTACCCTGCCGGTGCGTCCGCTGACCGTGAAGATCGCGCCGACCGCGACCATGACCGAGTGGGTCAAGACCCAGAAAGCCGCCGACGACTTCTATGTGCTGGATGAATGCGAGCTGCGCGATACCCATGAAGACGGCGGCATCGTGCGCTGCAAGCGTCAGGACCTGACCAGCGAGGAAATCCAGCTGCATCTGAGCACGGGCAAGCAGGTCACCCAGCTGTCGCTGGCCTGGCAGGACAAGTTGTCGTTCGTGCTCGACGACAAGATGGTGGTCAAGCGTCTGAAGTTCGAAGAACTGCTGCAGGACCAGGCCGAGGAAGACGGTGGCGAGGAAGCGTTGGGGCAGTTGGATGCCAGCTTCACCTTGATGATGCTGACCTTTGGCGAATTCCTGCCGGCCTTGTTCGAGGCCTTGGGTGGCGAAGAGCTGCCGCAGGGGATTTGA
- the sugE gene encoding quaternary ammonium compound efflux SMR transporter SugE, protein MSWFLLFLAGLFEVCWAIGLKYTDGFTRPLPTVLTVAAMAASLGLLGLAMRELPLGTAYAIWTGVGAVGTVIAGIVLFGESMALMRMISVGLIILGLVGLKVST, encoded by the coding sequence ATGTCCTGGTTTCTGTTGTTTCTCGCCGGTCTTTTCGAAGTGTGCTGGGCCATTGGCCTCAAGTACACCGACGGCTTCACTCGTCCCCTTCCCACTGTGTTGACCGTGGCCGCCATGGCGGCAAGCCTGGGCCTGCTCGGGCTGGCCATGCGCGAGCTGCCGCTGGGCACGGCCTATGCGATCTGGACCGGTGTCGGTGCGGTGGGTACGGTGATCGCTGGAATCGTGCTGTTTGGCGAGTCGATGGCGTTGATGCGGATGATCAGTGTGGGTCTGATCATCCTGGGGCTGGTGGGTTTGAAGGTCAGCACCTGA
- a CDS encoding bile acid:sodium symporter family protein — translation MRALAALSRFVGNTFAYWVLLFAVLAFLAPEWFIGLKPLIVPLLGLVMFGMGLTLKLDDFAEVGRHPWRVALGVVAHFVIMPGVAWLLCQAFHLPPEIAVGVILVGCCPSGTSSNVMTWLAKGDLALSVAIAAVTTLLAPLLTPALIWLLASAWLPVSFMEMFWSILQLVMLPIVLGVLAQKLLGARVQVAVDVLPLVSVVSIVLIVCAVVAASQARIAESGLLIMAVVILHNSFGFLLGYFTGKVFKLPLAQRKSLALEVGMQNSGLGAALASAHFSPLAAVPSALFSVWHNISGALLSTYFRRMEGTEPGGLKTDP, via the coding sequence ATGCGCGCCTTGGCCGCTTTGAGTCGCTTTGTCGGCAATACCTTTGCCTATTGGGTGTTGTTGTTCGCCGTCCTGGCGTTTCTGGCGCCTGAATGGTTCATCGGTCTCAAGCCGTTGATCGTGCCGCTGTTGGGCCTGGTCATGTTCGGCATGGGGCTGACCCTCAAGCTGGACGATTTTGCCGAGGTCGGTCGCCATCCATGGCGCGTGGCCCTGGGTGTGGTGGCGCATTTCGTGATCATGCCGGGGGTCGCCTGGCTGCTGTGTCAGGCGTTTCACCTGCCGCCGGAAATCGCCGTCGGGGTGATTCTGGTCGGCTGCTGCCCGAGCGGCACCTCGTCCAATGTGATGACCTGGCTGGCCAAGGGCGACCTGGCCCTGTCGGTGGCAATTGCAGCGGTGACCACCCTGCTCGCTCCGTTGCTCACCCCGGCGCTGATCTGGCTGCTGGCTTCGGCATGGTTGCCGGTCTCGTTCATGGAGATGTTCTGGTCGATCCTGCAACTGGTGATGCTGCCGATCGTGCTCGGCGTGCTCGCGCAGAAACTGCTGGGCGCACGGGTACAGGTGGCCGTCGATGTGCTGCCGCTGGTGTCGGTGGTCAGCATCGTGCTGATCGTCTGCGCGGTGGTCGCGGCCAGCCAGGCGCGCATCGCCGAGTCGGGATTGCTGATCATGGCGGTGGTGATTCTGCACAACAGCTTCGGCTTTTTGCTGGGTTACTTCACTGGCAAGGTGTTCAAGTTGCCACTGGCGCAGCGCAAGTCGCTGGCGCTGGAAGTGGGCATGCAGAACTCGGGCCTGGGCGCCGCGTTGGCCAGCGCGCATTTCTCGCCGCTGGCGGCGGTGCCCAGCGCGTTGTTCAGTGTCTGGCACAACATTTCCGGTGCGTTGCTCTCGACCTATTTCCGCCGCATGGAAGGGACCGAGCCCGGTGGATTGAAGACCGACCCTTGA
- a CDS encoding MFS transporter produces the protein MPSSPIAGAVPSASVNTASGIQILIMAVAAFIIVTTEFLIVGLLPSLARDLDISIALAGQVVTLFAFTVMLFGPYLTARLAHVERKKLFTLILLVFAASNVLAAVSTNIWVLAIARFIPALALPVFWGTASETAGQLAAPRQSGKAVAKVYLGISAALVFGVPLGTVAADLIGWRGSFWVLAGVSLLIGVLMHLVMPKLPGSPVAAAGEKQTAILRQPRFLAHVLLSVLTFTAMFTAYTYLADILERLGGVPAGQVGWWLMGFGAVGMLGNHLGGSMVDKRPLGAMVVFLVVLGAGMTAAVAFAEQRAWLIAALIAWGIAYTALFPICQVRVMQAGAKAQALAASLNISAANAGIGLGAILGGLGIRQFGLDSLGLLATGMAVLALIVALLMIKRPATAK, from the coding sequence ATGCCTTCTTCCCCTATCGCAGGAGCCGTGCCCTCGGCTTCGGTCAACACCGCCTCGGGCATACAGATCCTGATCATGGCCGTGGCGGCGTTCATTATCGTGACCACGGAGTTTCTCATCGTTGGTCTGCTACCCAGCCTGGCGCGCGACCTGGACATTTCCATTGCGCTGGCAGGCCAGGTGGTGACCCTGTTCGCCTTTACCGTGATGCTGTTCGGACCCTACCTGACGGCGCGCTTGGCGCACGTTGAGCGCAAGAAGCTGTTCACCCTGATTTTGCTGGTGTTCGCTGCGTCCAACGTGTTGGCGGCAGTGTCCACCAATATCTGGGTGCTGGCCATCGCGCGCTTCATCCCGGCCCTGGCGCTGCCAGTGTTCTGGGGCACCGCCAGTGAAACCGCAGGGCAACTGGCTGCCCCGAGACAATCGGGCAAGGCAGTGGCCAAGGTCTATCTGGGCATTTCCGCAGCCCTGGTGTTCGGCGTGCCGCTGGGCACCGTGGCCGCTGACCTGATCGGCTGGCGCGGCAGCTTCTGGGTACTGGCCGGGGTATCGTTGCTGATCGGCGTGCTGATGCACCTGGTGATGCCGAAGTTGCCAGGCTCGCCGGTCGCTGCGGCCGGCGAGAAGCAGACGGCGATCTTGCGTCAGCCGCGCTTTCTGGCCCATGTGCTGCTGTCGGTGCTGACCTTTACCGCCATGTTTACGGCTTACACCTATCTGGCGGATATTCTGGAACGCTTGGGCGGTGTGCCAGCGGGTCAGGTGGGCTGGTGGCTGATGGGCTTCGGTGCAGTGGGCATGCTGGGTAATCACCTGGGCGGCAGCATGGTGGACAAGCGTCCGCTGGGCGCCATGGTGGTGTTCCTGGTGGTGCTGGGTGCGGGCATGACGGCGGCCGTGGCGTTCGCCGAGCAGCGTGCCTGGTTGATCGCTGCGCTGATCGCCTGGGGCATCGCCTACACCGCGCTGTTTCCGATCTGCCAGGTGCGAGTCATGCAGGCCGGTGCCAAGGCTCAGGCCCTGGCGGCTTCGCTGAACATCTCGGCGGCCAATGCGGGTATCGGTCTAGGCGCCATTCTCGGTGGCCTGGGCATCCGTCAGTTCGGCCTGGACTCCCTGGGCCTGCTGGCCACCGGCATGGCGGTCCTGGCGTTGATCGTGGCATTGCTGATGATCAAGCGCCCGGCCACCGCCAAGTGA
- a CDS encoding DUF2797 domain-containing protein — protein MQELGRGSASKMSARLEAPVVQYQLRLGETQIAANPLIGTRIRLEFLGAIHCVNCGRKTKTSFSQGYCYPCMTKLAQCDVCIMAPEKCHYDAGTCRDPAWGEQFCMTDHVVYLANSSGVKVGITRASQLPTRWLDQGASQALPIMRVATRQQSGLVEDLFRSQVADRTNWRALLKGDAPAVDLVAIREQLFDSCAAGIHMLQDRFGLQAIQALNDVEPIEIRYPVHTYPSKIASFNLDKNPVAEGTLLGIKGQYLIFDSGVINIRKYTAYQLAVHQ, from the coding sequence CTGCAAGAGCTTGGCCGCGGTTCGGCCAGCAAGATGTCCGCGCGCCTCGAAGCGCCGGTGGTGCAATACCAGCTGCGTCTGGGAGAAACCCAGATAGCCGCCAACCCCCTGATCGGCACGCGGATCCGCCTGGAATTTCTCGGCGCCATCCACTGCGTCAATTGCGGTCGCAAGACCAAGACCAGTTTCAGCCAGGGCTACTGCTACCCGTGCATGACCAAGCTGGCGCAGTGCGACGTGTGCATCATGGCCCCGGAGAAATGCCACTATGACGCCGGCACCTGCCGCGACCCTGCCTGGGGCGAGCAGTTCTGCATGACCGATCATGTGGTCTATCTGGCCAACTCTTCGGGGGTCAAGGTCGGTATCACCCGGGCCAGCCAGCTGCCCACCCGCTGGCTCGACCAGGGCGCCAGCCAGGCGCTGCCGATCATGCGCGTGGCGACCCGACAGCAGTCGGGCCTGGTCGAAGACCTGTTCCGCTCCCAGGTGGCGGACCGCACCAACTGGCGCGCGCTGCTCAAGGGCGACGCCCCGGCGGTGGATCTGGTGGCGATCCGCGAACAATTGTTCGACAGCTGCGCGGCCGGTATTCATATGCTCCAGGACCGCTTCGGTCTGCAGGCGATCCAGGCACTGAACGATGTCGAACCGATCGAGATCCGCTATCCGGTGCACACTTACCCAAGCAAGATCGCCAGCTTCAACCTGGACAAGAACCCCGTCGCCGAAGGCACGTTGCTGGGCATCAAGGGTCAATACCTGATATTCGATTCCGGCGTCATCAATATTCGCAAATACACGGCTTACCAACTGGCCGTGCATCAGTAG
- the pepN gene encoding aminopeptidase N has protein sequence MRTEQPKMIYLKDYQAPDYLIDETHLTFELFDDHSLVHAQLVMRRNPERGAGLPPLVLDGELMELLGVKLDDTDLTADQYQLAADSLTLQPRSDAFTVDTSVRIHPETNTALEGLYKSTGMFCTQCEAEGFRKITYYLDRPDVMSRFTTTLIADQQQYPILLSNGNPVGNGPQEDGRHWATWEDPFKKPAYLFALVAGDLWCVEDSFTTMSGRDVALRIYVEPENIDKCAHAMTSLKKSMRWDEEAYGREYDLDIFMIVAVNDFNMGAMENKGLNIFNSSAVLARAETATDAAHQRVEAIVAHEYFHNWSGNRVTCRDWFQLSLKEGFTVYRDAGFSADMHSPTVKRIQDVAYLRTHQFAEDAGPMAHAVRPDSFIEISNFYTLTVYEKGSEVVGMLHTLLGAEGFRKGSDLYFERHDGQAVTCDDFIRAMEDANGVELNQFKRWYSQAGTPRLQVSEHFDAQARTYSLTLRQSCPATPDKVEKLPFVIPVALGLLDASGQQLPLRLADEATAVGTSRVLAVTDAEQTFTFVDIAEQPLPSLLRGFSAPVKLSFPYSRDQLMFLMQHDTDGFNRWDAGQQLSVQVLQEMIGQYQRGESLAMDSRLLTALTSVLDNTELDPAMVAEMLSLPSEAYLAEISEIADVDAIHAAREFARKQLADGLFDGLWARYQANREVSRSTPYVAEKEHFARRALQNIALSYLMLSERPEVLAATLEQYDACDNMTERLTALAVLVNSPFEAEKARALQAFAEHFKDNPLVMDQWFSVQAASGLPGGLARVKALMQHPAFTLKNPNKVRALIGAFAGQNLINFHAADGSGYRFLADLVIELNALNPQIASRQLSPLTRWRKYDSKRQALMKAELERILASGPLSSDVYEVVSKSLA, from the coding sequence ATGCGTACCGAACAACCGAAAATGATCTACCTGAAAGACTATCAGGCGCCCGATTATCTGATCGACGAGACCCACCTGACCTTCGAGTTGTTCGACGATCACAGCCTGGTCCATGCGCAATTGGTCATGCGTCGCAACCCGGAACGCGGGGCCGGTCTGCCGCCGCTGGTGCTCGACGGCGAGTTGATGGAACTGCTCGGCGTCAAGCTCGACGACACTGACCTGACGGCCGATCAGTACCAGCTGGCTGCGGACAGTTTGACCCTGCAACCGCGCAGCGATGCCTTCACCGTCGACACCAGCGTGCGCATCCACCCCGAAACCAACACCGCGCTGGAGGGCCTGTACAAGTCCACCGGCATGTTCTGCACCCAGTGCGAAGCCGAAGGCTTTCGCAAGATCACCTATTACCTCGACCGCCCCGACGTGATGAGTCGCTTCACCACCACGTTGATCGCCGACCAGCAGCAGTACCCGATCCTGCTCTCCAACGGCAATCCGGTCGGCAACGGCCCCCAGGAAGACGGACGGCATTGGGCGACCTGGGAAGACCCGTTCAAGAAACCGGCCTACCTGTTCGCCCTGGTGGCGGGCGACCTGTGGTGCGTCGAAGACAGCTTCACCACTATGAGCGGTCGCGATGTGGCACTGCGCATCTATGTCGAGCCGGAAAACATCGACAAGTGCGCCCACGCCATGACCAGCCTGAAGAAATCCATGCGCTGGGACGAAGAGGCCTACGGCCGCGAGTACGACCTGGACATCTTCATGATCGTCGCGGTCAACGACTTCAACATGGGCGCCATGGAAAACAAGGGGCTGAACATCTTCAACTCCAGCGCCGTGCTGGCTCGCGCCGAAACCGCCACCGATGCCGCTCACCAGCGCGTCGAGGCGATCGTCGCCCATGAGTATTTCCACAACTGGTCGGGCAACCGCGTGACCTGCCGCGACTGGTTCCAGCTGTCGCTCAAGGAAGGCTTCACCGTCTACCGCGATGCAGGCTTCAGCGCCGACATGCATTCGCCGACCGTCAAGCGCATCCAGGACGTCGCCTACCTGCGCACCCACCAGTTCGCCGAAGATGCAGGCCCCATGGCCCACGCCGTGCGCCCGGACAGCTTCATCGAGATCTCCAACTTCTACACCCTGACCGTGTACGAAAAGGGCTCGGAAGTGGTCGGCATGCTGCACACCCTGCTGGGCGCCGAAGGCTTCCGCAAGGGCAGCGACCTGTACTTCGAGCGTCACGATGGCCAAGCCGTGACCTGCGATGATTTCATCCGCGCCATGGAAGACGCCAACGGTGTCGAGCTGAACCAATTCAAGCGCTGGTACAGCCAGGCCGGCACGCCGCGCCTGCAGGTCAGCGAGCATTTCGATGCCCAGGCGCGCACCTACAGCCTGACCCTACGGCAGAGCTGTCCAGCAACCCCGGACAAGGTCGAGAAGCTGCCGTTCGTGATCCCGGTGGCGCTGGGCCTGCTCGATGCCAGCGGTCAGCAGCTGCCGCTGCGTCTGGCCGACGAAGCCACGGCGGTCGGCACCAGCCGGGTACTGGCGGTGACCGATGCCGAGCAGACCTTCACCTTCGTCGACATCGCCGAGCAACCGCTGCCGTCGCTGCTGCGCGGCTTCAGCGCGCCGGTCAAGTTGAGCTTCCCGTACAGCCGTGACCAGCTGATGTTCCTCATGCAGCACGACACTGACGGCTTCAACCGTTGGGATGCGGGCCAGCAACTGTCTGTGCAGGTGCTGCAGGAAATGATCGGTCAGTACCAGCGCGGCGAGTCGCTGGCTATGGATTCGCGTCTGTTGACGGCCCTGACCAGCGTGCTGGACAACACCGAGCTTGACCCGGCGATGGTGGCCGAGATGCTCTCGCTGCCCAGCGAGGCTTACCTGGCCGAAATCAGCGAGATCGCCGACGTCGATGCGATCCACGCCGCCCGCGAGTTCGCCCGCAAGCAATTGGCCGATGGCCTGTTCGATGGGTTGTGGGCGCGCTATCAGGCCAACCGCGAAGTGTCTCGGAGCACGCCGTACGTGGCCGAGAAGGAACATTTTGCCCGCCGTGCGCTGCAGAACATCGCATTGTCGTACCTGATGCTCAGTGAGCGCCCGGAAGTACTGGCCGCCACCCTCGAACAATACGATGCCTGCGACAACATGACCGAACGCCTGACGGCATTGGCGGTATTGGTCAACTCGCCGTTCGAAGCGGAAAAGGCCCGCGCGTTGCAAGCGTTCGCCGAGCACTTCAAGGACAACCCGCTGGTCATGGACCAATGGTTCAGCGTCCAGGCGGCCAGTGGTTTGCCGGGCGGGCTGGCGCGGGTCAAGGCGCTGATGCAGCACCCAGCGTTCACCCTGAAAAACCCGAACAAGGTGCGTGCGCTGATCGGCGCGTTCGCCGGTCAGAACCTGATCAACTTCCACGCCGCCGATGGCTCGGGCTACCGTTTCCTCGCCGATCTGGTGATCGAACTCAACGCCCTCAACCCGCAGATCGCCTCGCGCCAGTTGTCGCCGCTGACCCGCTGGAGAAAGTACGACAGCAAGCGTCAGGCCTTGATGAAAGCCGAGCTGGAACGGATCCTGGCCTCAGGCCCGCTGTCCAGCGACGTCTACGAAGTGGTGAGCAAAAGCCTGGCTTGA